In a genomic window of Flavobacterium crassostreae:
- a CDS encoding ISAon1 family transposase N-terminal region protein, whose amino-acid sequence MQDSFVDLLKLLLPEIIVEYFELTSYKKEEEILHLYLKEINSIPKEHRQSKLSSKGFFDEITVQDFPIRGHQVYLHITRRRWLNEDTGKVVFRDWNLVADGTRVTQEFASFLKEIHRFQA is encoded by the coding sequence ATGCAAGATTCTTTTGTCGACCTTCTCAAGTTGTTACTTCCTGAAATCATAGTTGAATACTTTGAACTGACTTCCTATAAAAAAGAGGAAGAGATACTTCATCTTTACTTAAAGGAGATTAATTCAATTCCTAAAGAACATCGACAATCAAAATTGAGCTCAAAAGGGTTCTTTGATGAAATAACAGTTCAGGATTTCCCTATTCGTGGGCATCAGGTATATCTTCATATCACTCGAAGAAGATGGCTAAACGAAGATACTGGAAAAGTAGTTTTTAGAGATTGGAATTTAGTAGCAGACGGAACTCGGGTGACACAGGAGTTTGCGTCTTTTTTAAAAGAGATCCATAGATTCCAAGCCTAA
- a CDS encoding M43 family zinc metalloprotease translates to MKLKLLLFFLMFSLLKVSAQGLPCRTTEENAKVYRDNPSSLKEKKDFDIFSKKFALEQKNKSSKLQAATYTVPVVFHIYGETQSGKSVTYQKIVNHLAQVNDDFNGRNADYQTVEPFFQARRSTLNIEFKLAKIDPSGGCTDGVVFHPAKNGYGNGGGYDAQIAADAWDNKKYINVYIQNDLYNDGSLTNSGVAWYPDTYMTNNNTARIVFNGAYLYDNSYSKEFSATLTHEFGHFFNLIHTFDGGCAGTDEVADTPKEDGNHTLACTPGTNCDGDKVNFENYMGYNGAQGCYKMYTQGQVTRMLAALQHPARITLWQSQNLIDTGVNSSGSALVASTVSFKEAVVNDGSFDSSSIVTLNGTKKFAVSSGAMIAGTHFTHTFPAGVTPVLTVNSNSQVTVTITGKATNHALANNASGGITFLPAAFVGGATGLSCSSVFYSFKYADPYGIFFVDMPDVVISSTLDWKFFEIAKGDDAAFGGWRFAANALKIETYSKQLVCETGTKNISLLAPNTAVGSTSNFTSPGAYPNQLDLRKADYTVWDGKTGYVGFNYLIDGATCYGWFKVSVNANGDGYTISEYAYNTQPGSPIYTGMTAKVAVVVSADNLYESETNDGSVTATSSISLSTNNGTFTKSSGTLVSGTDYTITGVPSGLTAVLTLQSNSKVVLTFTGKATSHVPANDAAVLITFKDAAITGGIAVLDNPAKTINVKFEAPYGIYYVNNPDYSASAATPWQYFNLGIGDDTEYGAWQFAAAALKIETYDKRLVTQAGTRNITLIPSGTSIGSFSNFVAPGAYPDQLDLRTATYTAWDNQTGYVGFEYTSRGRICYGWMHVKVEAGGVGFTVLDFAYNTKPNDPITTGTQTVVTVLAPTNLVAVGNKTALSANLTWVNNATDATNVIVERAGADNIFAEIAALASTATSYTNTGLVKDITYKYRVRAKKGTDFSDYSNVVTVLLTDNPVATLTKPVISDGGTYDSGFYAYWGNLVVGATLYDVEYKNPSGVWTSVGTTDSYTLWVPKVGTQVIYEFRVRAKNATEFSEWSNAIANLTDGTVVLSTANYNLEGKTFTMFPNPASDVVQFSFNNLDTNKITLTIYNVNGVVVGTVKNVTTYSVSHLAKGMYLVVATDGNFVETKKILVK, encoded by the coding sequence ATGAAACTAAAACTACTATTGTTTTTTCTAATGTTCAGTTTATTGAAGGTTAGTGCTCAGGGTTTGCCTTGTAGGACGACTGAGGAAAATGCTAAAGTGTATCGAGATAATCCGAGTTCACTTAAGGAAAAGAAAGATTTTGATATCTTTAGTAAAAAGTTTGCTTTAGAGCAAAAAAACAAATCGTCTAAATTGCAAGCTGCTACATATACTGTTCCAGTTGTTTTTCATATTTATGGCGAAACGCAAAGTGGTAAATCGGTGACATACCAGAAAATTGTAAATCACCTCGCTCAAGTTAATGATGATTTTAACGGAAGGAATGCGGATTATCAAACTGTCGAACCTTTTTTTCAAGCAAGAAGGAGTACCTTAAACATTGAGTTTAAACTTGCGAAAATTGATCCTAGTGGAGGTTGTACGGATGGTGTTGTTTTTCATCCTGCAAAAAATGGTTACGGTAACGGAGGTGGGTATGACGCTCAAATTGCTGCTGACGCATGGGATAATAAAAAATATATAAATGTTTATATTCAAAATGATTTATATAATGATGGTTCATTGACTAATTCAGGTGTTGCTTGGTATCCAGACACGTATATGACAAATAATAATACTGCGCGTATTGTTTTTAATGGTGCTTATTTATATGATAACTCTTATAGTAAAGAGTTTTCCGCTACTTTGACTCATGAGTTTGGACATTTTTTTAATTTGATCCATACGTTTGATGGTGGTTGTGCTGGAACGGATGAAGTGGCTGATACCCCTAAAGAAGATGGTAATCACACATTAGCTTGTACTCCAGGTACAAATTGTGATGGTGATAAGGTGAATTTTGAAAATTATATGGGTTACAATGGAGCTCAAGGTTGTTATAAAATGTATACTCAAGGTCAAGTTACGCGTATGCTTGCTGCTTTGCAACATCCTGCACGTATTACGCTTTGGCAATCTCAGAATTTGATTGACACTGGTGTAAATTCAAGTGGTAGTGCTTTAGTAGCATCTACAGTTTCGTTCAAAGAAGCAGTAGTTAATGATGGTTCTTTTGATTCATCTTCTATAGTAACATTAAATGGAACTAAAAAGTTTGCCGTTTCTTCAGGAGCTATGATTGCAGGTACGCATTTCACACATACTTTTCCTGCTGGAGTTACCCCAGTTTTAACGGTTAATTCTAACAGCCAAGTTACTGTTACTATCACTGGTAAAGCAACTAATCACGCTTTGGCTAATAACGCTTCAGGAGGTATCACTTTCTTACCTGCAGCTTTTGTTGGTGGAGCAACAGGTTTGTCTTGTTCTTCTGTATTTTATAGTTTTAAATATGCGGACCCTTACGGTATCTTTTTTGTAGACATGCCAGATGTGGTTATTTCTTCTACTTTAGATTGGAAATTTTTTGAAATAGCTAAAGGAGATGATGCAGCTTTTGGAGGTTGGAGATTTGCAGCTAATGCATTAAAAATCGAAACCTATTCTAAGCAATTAGTATGCGAAACGGGTACTAAAAATATATCTTTATTAGCTCCAAACACAGCGGTTGGTTCTACTAGTAATTTTACCTCTCCTGGTGCTTATCCTAATCAATTGGATTTAAGAAAAGCAGATTATACTGTTTGGGATGGTAAAACAGGTTATGTAGGTTTCAATTATTTAATTGATGGTGCAACTTGTTATGGTTGGTTTAAAGTTAGTGTTAATGCTAACGGTGATGGGTACACTATATCTGAATATGCTTATAATACACAGCCTGGTTCACCAATATATACTGGTATGACTGCTAAAGTAGCTGTTGTAGTATCTGCTGATAACTTATATGAATCGGAAACTAATGACGGTTCTGTAACTGCAACGAGTTCTATTTCTTTATCTACAAATAATGGAACTTTTACAAAAAGTAGTGGTACTTTAGTATCTGGTACCGATTATACCATTACAGGTGTTCCTTCTGGTTTAACAGCGGTTTTGACACTTCAGAGTAATTCAAAAGTGGTGCTTACTTTTACTGGTAAAGCAACTTCGCATGTGCCAGCTAATGACGCTGCAGTACTTATTACCTTCAAGGATGCTGCAATCACTGGTGGTATAGCAGTTTTAGACAACCCAGCCAAAACAATTAATGTAAAGTTTGAAGCTCCTTATGGTATTTACTATGTGAACAACCCGGATTATAGCGCTTCTGCCGCAACGCCATGGCAATATTTCAACCTTGGTATCGGTGATGATACAGAGTATGGTGCATGGCAATTTGCTGCTGCAGCTTTAAAAATCGAGACTTATGATAAGCGTTTGGTAACTCAAGCTGGAACTAGAAATATTACTTTAATTCCTTCCGGAACTTCTATAGGTTCTTTCAGTAATTTTGTTGCTCCAGGAGCCTATCCAGATCAATTAGATTTAAGAACAGCAACGTATACTGCTTGGGATAATCAAACTGGATATGTAGGTTTTGAATACACAAGTAGAGGGCGTATTTGTTATGGTTGGATGCATGTTAAAGTAGAAGCAGGTGGGGTTGGTTTCACTGTTTTAGATTTTGCATATAATACTAAACCAAACGATCCTATAACAACAGGTACGCAAACTGTAGTTACAGTTCTTGCTCCTACCAATTTAGTTGCTGTTGGAAATAAAACAGCCTTAAGTGCAAATCTTACCTGGGTAAATAATGCCACAGACGCTACAAATGTAATTGTTGAAAGAGCTGGAGCAGATAATATTTTTGCAGAAATTGCTGCCTTAGCAAGTACTGCAACGTCTTATACTAATACAGGTTTGGTAAAAGATATTACTTATAAATACAGAGTTAGAGCTAAAAAAGGAACGGATTTCTCGGACTATTCAAATGTTGTAACTGTATTGCTTACTGATAATCCAGTTGCTACATTAACTAAACCGGTTATTAGCGATGGTGGTACTTATGATTCTGGTTTTTATGCTTACTGGGGAAATCTTGTAGTTGGTGCAACATTATATGATGTAGAATACAAAAACCCTTCTGGAGTATGGACTTCTGTTGGAACTACAGATTCGTATACATTATGGGTACCAAAAGTTGGAACACAAGTAATCTATGAGTTTAGAGTTAGAGCTAAAAACGCTACAGAGTTTAGTGAATGGAGTAATGCAATTGCGAATTTGACGGATGGAACGGTTGTGTTATCTACAGCAAATTATAATTTGGAAGGTAAAACATTTACAATGTTTCCAAACCCAGCTTCAGATGTTGTACAGTTCAGTTTTAATAACTTAGATACTAATAAAATTACGTTAACAATTTATAATGTTAATGGAGTTGTAGTTGGAACGGTTAAAAACGTTACTACGTATTCTGTAAGCCACCTTGCAAAAGGAATGTATCTTGTAGTAGCTACTGATGGTAATTTTGTAGAAACAAAAAAAATATTAGTAAAATAG
- a CDS encoding S28 family serine protease, translating to MTKFHYLILSLFIALSTLTVGAQERIKTASFLEQKLASLFPKAVITPIDNLEGYTESYQLILEEPLDHQHPEKGSFQHYMYLSHADFSKPMVIETHGYNTSNIKSEVSTLLQANQVAVEYRFYGKSRPNPIPWEYLTNDQAIADYHNIVTKLKELYTGKWISTGISKGGETALIYKTKFPNDVDVAMPYVAPIINTTEDPRTITHINTVGTAACRQKVTAFQRAILENRTEVMNVFSQYATTHKMQYTEVSMTEALEYAALEFSFSFWQWGGKCDQIPASDASAQELFDYLNKVVGLRTYNDEMYYNFLPSYYQHLKELGYYGFDLTPLSDLLTIVKSSSNDRFAPKETTIKFNPRYIKKVRKYLEKKGDHILYIYGGYDTWYACAPNPKAKVDALKMVLPQGSHSTRVKDFPKKEQTLIQNTLERWLK from the coding sequence ATGACAAAATTCCATTACCTTATTTTATCCCTTTTTATCGCTTTAAGCACCTTAACAGTTGGTGCTCAAGAACGTATAAAAACAGCCTCTTTTTTAGAGCAAAAATTAGCCAGCTTGTTTCCTAAGGCTGTTATAACACCTATAGATAACCTGGAAGGATATACGGAGTCTTACCAATTGATATTAGAGGAGCCCTTGGATCACCAACATCCCGAAAAAGGCAGCTTTCAGCATTATATGTATTTATCCCATGCGGATTTTTCTAAACCTATGGTAATAGAGACCCATGGTTATAACACTTCCAATATAAAAAGCGAAGTAAGCACCTTATTGCAAGCCAATCAAGTAGCTGTTGAGTATCGCTTTTATGGAAAATCACGCCCAAACCCAATTCCTTGGGAATATTTGACCAATGACCAAGCCATAGCAGATTACCACAATATAGTTACAAAATTAAAAGAATTGTATACTGGAAAATGGATCTCAACCGGAATTAGCAAAGGAGGCGAAACAGCTTTGATTTACAAAACTAAATTTCCAAATGATGTAGACGTGGCCATGCCATATGTTGCTCCTATTATTAATACTACAGAAGACCCTAGAACCATCACACATATCAACACCGTAGGAACGGCCGCTTGTAGACAAAAAGTAACGGCATTTCAAAGAGCAATCCTAGAAAACAGAACCGAAGTAATGAATGTTTTTTCGCAATACGCAACAACTCATAAAATGCAATATACCGAAGTTTCTATGACAGAAGCATTAGAATATGCAGCATTAGAATTTTCTTTTTCATTTTGGCAATGGGGAGGCAAGTGTGATCAAATACCAGCCTCAGACGCATCTGCACAAGAGCTATTTGACTACCTTAATAAAGTAGTTGGACTCCGCACCTATAACGATGAGATGTATTACAATTTCTTACCCTCATATTACCAACATCTAAAAGAGTTGGGATATTATGGTTTTGATCTAACACCACTATCCGATTTATTGACAATAGTAAAAAGTAGTTCTAACGATCGGTTTGCACCAAAAGAGACTACAATAAAATTCAATCCGAGATACATTAAAAAAGTACGTAAGTATTTAGAAAAAAAAGGAGACCACATTCTATACATCTATGGAGGATACGATACTTGGTATGCCTGCGCACCAAATCCAAAAGCAAAAGTAGATGCCTTAAAAATGGTTCTTCCCCAAGGAAGTCATAGCACTCGAGTAAAAGACTTTCCTAAAAAAGAACAAACACTAATCCAGAATACACTAGAAAGATGGCTGAAATAG
- a CDS encoding ISAon1 family transposase, whose amino-acid sequence MDSKPNDCNAIASFYGVSGKNLQHQYKDFLSDFKIWNQKLHAKEWLIFPENIGKRLSIDETSLSNGELYTILTNKAGKGKKGTIVAMIAGTKAETVIAIIERIPLKQRNLVTEITLDMAGNMGLIAKKSFPNATRVIDRFHVQKLATEALQEIRIKYRWQAIDQENQAIEKAKKNKKRFEPEVLTNGDTIKQLLARSRYFLYKNKSKWTANQLQRALLLFELYPDIKEAYNLSQGLRNIFENTTDKIIGFARLAKWHEKVNQSGFKSFNTISRTIINHYQSILNYFDNRSTNASAESFNAKIKAFRSQFRGVRNVEFFLFRLTNIYA is encoded by the coding sequence ATAGATTCCAAGCCTAATGATTGCAATGCTATCGCCTCTTTCTATGGCGTTAGCGGTAAAAACCTACAACATCAATACAAAGATTTCTTAAGTGATTTCAAAATATGGAATCAAAAACTACACGCAAAAGAATGGCTTATTTTTCCTGAAAACATTGGAAAACGATTATCAATAGACGAAACCTCCTTGTCCAATGGCGAACTCTATACTATTTTGACCAACAAAGCTGGAAAGGGAAAGAAAGGAACTATAGTGGCCATGATTGCTGGAACTAAAGCGGAAACGGTAATCGCTATCATTGAAAGAATCCCTCTTAAACAACGAAATCTAGTCACCGAGATAACCCTTGATATGGCAGGAAATATGGGGCTCATTGCCAAGAAATCCTTTCCTAATGCAACTCGCGTCATCGACCGGTTCCACGTTCAAAAATTGGCTACAGAAGCTTTACAGGAAATAAGAATTAAATACCGTTGGCAAGCTATAGACCAAGAAAATCAGGCAATAGAAAAAGCGAAGAAAAACAAGAAAAGGTTTGAGCCTGAAGTATTGACTAATGGAGATACTATTAAGCAGTTACTTGCTAGAAGTAGGTATTTCTTATACAAGAATAAATCAAAATGGACGGCGAATCAATTACAACGAGCATTATTGTTGTTTGAATTATATCCCGACATAAAAGAAGCTTACAATCTATCTCAAGGATTACGGAACATTTTTGAAAACACAACCGATAAAATCATTGGTTTTGCCAGACTAGCTAAATGGCATGAAAAAGTAAATCAATCTGGATTTAAGTCTTTCAATACAATATCTCGAACCATAATCAATCATTATCAAAGCATATTGAACTATTTTGATAATAGAAGTACTAATGCATCAGCAGAATCCTTTAACGCCAAAATAAAAGCTTTTAGATCTCAGTTTAGAGGTGTTAGAAATGTAGAATTCTTTCTTTTTAGGCTAACTAATATTTATGCCTAA
- a CDS encoding proline racemase family protein, which yields MNTTYHTILKNSDFVIPENCLAIKTIDMHTGGEPLRIIVDGFPELKGNSVLEYRRDIKENYDYLRTSLMFEPRGHADMYGCILVPPNDDQADFGILFMHNEGYSTMCGHAIIAISTLAAKMNWIILKEGENELKIDAPCGRIHSFVTIKENEITGVRFHCVPSFVVGLDRVVTVPGFGEITYDLAYGGAFYAYVDLKKNNLNLNLTDKDYRAIIQAGIAIKEAVHNQDNQIIHPFEDDLSFLYGTIFIDSPQDAKNHSRNVCVFAEGEVDRSPTGSGVSGRIAIEKARNTISENQSITIESITGSTFNCSLISEKDFGPFQAVIPQVEGTAYVTGKNTFIIDPLDPMKDGFILR from the coding sequence ATGAATACAACCTACCATACTATTTTAAAGAATAGTGATTTTGTCATCCCAGAGAATTGTTTAGCTATAAAAACGATAGACATGCATACTGGAGGAGAACCCTTACGAATTATTGTGGATGGTTTTCCAGAATTGAAAGGAAATTCTGTTTTAGAATACCGAAGAGACATTAAAGAAAACTATGATTATCTTAGAACTTCCTTAATGTTTGAACCCAGAGGTCATGCAGATATGTATGGCTGTATATTGGTACCACCAAACGATGATCAAGCTGATTTTGGAATTTTATTCATGCATAATGAAGGATACAGCACCATGTGCGGACATGCTATTATAGCAATCAGTACCTTGGCGGCAAAAATGAATTGGATTATTTTGAAAGAAGGCGAAAATGAGTTAAAAATTGATGCTCCTTGTGGCAGAATACATTCCTTTGTAACCATTAAAGAAAACGAAATTACAGGAGTTCGTTTTCACTGTGTACCCAGTTTTGTAGTTGGTCTAGACAGAGTAGTAACTGTTCCTGGTTTTGGCGAAATAACCTATGACCTAGCCTATGGCGGTGCATTTTATGCTTATGTGGACCTTAAAAAAAACAACTTAAATTTAAATCTAACAGACAAAGATTACCGCGCAATTATTCAAGCTGGTATTGCCATCAAAGAAGCAGTCCATAATCAAGACAATCAAATAATACATCCCTTTGAAGACGATTTAAGCTTTTTGTACGGCACCATTTTTATTGATAGCCCACAAGATGCTAAAAACCATAGTAGAAATGTGTGTGTATTTGCCGAAGGAGAAGTAGACCGATCTCCAACAGGATCTGGAGTATCCGGTAGGATTGCTATAGAGAAAGCCCGTAATACTATTTCAGAAAATCAAAGTATCACAATTGAAAGCATCACCGGAAGCACCTTTAATTGTTCCCTAATCTCAGAAAAAGATTTTGGTCCATTTCAGGCTGTAATACCTCAAGTAGAAGGTACTGCTTATGTTACTGGCAAAAACACTTTTATTATCGACCCGTTGGATCCTATGAAAGATGGCTTTATTTTGCGATAA
- a CDS encoding M24 family metallopeptidase, whose product MTIGVGGSTAAIELAKIEDMTTNVQPIAIEEYQLRIQKAVVLMKEQNCKAMYINAGTNLYYFTGTKWNPSERMVGALLFEDESIEYIVPQFEDGTFKKFMQMPGNLNCWEEHESPYALLGTILKNKQITSGTIALDESAAYFLVDGTTKANPAYDFTNAQPITAGCRMQKSANEIAIIQQAKEITMVVQRAVAKILYPGMEVNTVVDFIHKAHIKAGVASGSYFCIVLFGDDSQYPHGVTTPQNLKENDIVLVDTGCRLEGYLSDITRTYVYGTPTEAHRKIWNLEKATQRAAFEAAQINATCGSVDDAARKVLAEAGLSGDYKIPGLPHRVGHGTGLDIHEYPYLVRGNQTQLLEGMVVSNEPMICVPGEFGIRHEDHFYMTKNGPKWFTTPMESIDNPFGITT is encoded by the coding sequence ATGACAATTGGAGTAGGCGGTTCTACCGCAGCTATTGAATTAGCTAAAATCGAAGACATGACCACTAATGTGCAACCTATTGCTATAGAAGAATACCAGTTACGCATCCAAAAAGCAGTGGTTTTGATGAAGGAACAAAACTGTAAGGCAATGTATATTAATGCCGGTACCAATTTATACTATTTTACGGGTACCAAATGGAATCCTTCGGAAAGAATGGTGGGAGCGTTGCTTTTTGAAGATGAAAGCATCGAGTACATTGTACCTCAATTTGAAGATGGCACCTTTAAAAAATTCATGCAAATGCCCGGTAATTTGAACTGCTGGGAAGAACACGAAAGTCCTTATGCCTTATTGGGAACTATATTAAAAAACAAACAAATAACAAGCGGAACAATAGCACTAGACGAATCCGCAGCTTATTTCTTGGTAGACGGGACAACTAAAGCAAACCCAGCTTATGATTTCACCAATGCCCAACCAATAACAGCTGGGTGTAGAATGCAAAAATCCGCTAATGAAATTGCCATTATTCAACAAGCAAAAGAAATCACCATGGTGGTTCAAAGAGCGGTAGCTAAAATTTTGTACCCTGGCATGGAAGTAAATACCGTAGTAGATTTTATACATAAAGCACACATTAAAGCAGGTGTAGCTTCGGGGTCTTATTTTTGTATAGTTTTATTTGGTGACGACTCTCAATACCCGCACGGCGTAACGACACCACAAAACCTAAAAGAAAATGATATTGTTTTAGTGGATACTGGCTGTCGTTTAGAAGGCTATTTATCAGACATTACAAGAACATACGTTTACGGAACTCCTACAGAGGCACACAGAAAAATCTGGAATCTAGAAAAAGCAACACAAAGAGCTGCTTTTGAAGCTGCACAAATCAACGCCACTTGTGGTTCTGTGGATGATGCCGCAAGAAAAGTATTGGCCGAAGCCGGTCTAAGTGGAGATTATAAAATTCCGGGTTTACCACATCGTGTAGGTCACGGAACTGGATTAGACATCCATGAATATCCGTACTTAGTTAGAGGTAATCAAACCCAATTATTGGAGGGTATGGTAGTAAGTAACGAACCTATGATATGTGTTCCGGGTGAATTTGGTATACGCCATGAAGATCATTTTTATATGACCAAAAATGGCCCAAAGTGGTTTACTACCCCTATGGAAAGTATTGATAATCCATTTGGAATTACAACTTAG
- a CDS encoding ornithine cyclodeaminase family protein, which produces MKKIPFISDAFVEENCNFESLIESLRQGFRASQIEVPMRHHHDFPNPEEGMDSTLLLMPAFNPGNDLGVKIVTVSPNNGKHDLPAIQGVYIYMDAQKGGIKAILDAKSLTAKRTASTSALASSYLSRENASSLLMVGTGALACNLIQAHASVRPITTVYVWGRNLEKAKAVCEELKDFPFSCEAVSSIEEYSKKVDIISCATLSATPLIEGKWLQEGQHLDLVGAYKKDMREADDDAITKSSVFIDTYQGGLKESGDILIPLQNNIITKEDIKADLFELCSDAKKGRSSDNEITYFKSVGHALEDLVAASYFYHEYSTSNKQ; this is translated from the coding sequence ATGAAAAAAATCCCATTTATTTCTGATGCCTTTGTGGAGGAAAATTGTAATTTTGAAAGTCTAATTGAATCTTTAAGACAAGGTTTTCGTGCTAGTCAAATTGAAGTTCCAATGCGCCACCATCATGATTTTCCGAACCCTGAAGAAGGCATGGATTCTACCCTTTTATTAATGCCTGCTTTTAATCCTGGAAACGATTTAGGTGTAAAAATTGTAACGGTGAGCCCTAATAACGGCAAGCACGATTTACCTGCCATCCAAGGGGTATATATTTACATGGATGCACAAAAAGGAGGTATTAAAGCTATTTTAGATGCCAAATCATTAACCGCAAAAAGAACTGCATCTACATCTGCATTGGCAAGTAGTTATTTGTCTAGAGAAAATGCCAGTAGCTTGTTGATGGTTGGTACCGGAGCATTGGCTTGTAATTTAATTCAGGCACATGCTAGTGTTAGACCAATTACTACGGTGTATGTATGGGGAAGAAATTTAGAAAAAGCAAAAGCCGTTTGTGAGGAGCTAAAAGATTTTCCTTTTAGCTGTGAAGCCGTAAGCTCTATTGAAGAATATAGTAAAAAAGTAGACATTATATCTTGCGCTACCTTATCTGCTACTCCATTAATTGAAGGAAAATGGTTGCAAGAAGGCCAGCATTTAGACTTAGTAGGTGCTTATAAAAAAGACATGCGTGAGGCGGATGATGATGCCATAACTAAATCCTCGGTATTTATTGACACGTATCAAGGTGGCTTGAAAGAAAGTGGCGATATACTCATACCTCTCCAAAACAATATAATTACAAAAGAAGATATTAAGGCCGATTTATTTGAATTGTGTTCCGATGCAAAAAAAGGAAGAAGTTCCGATAACGAAATTACGTATTTTAAATCCGTAGGACACGCACTGGAAGATTTAGTAGCAGCCTCCTATTTTTACCACGAATATAGCACCTCAAACAAGCAATAA
- a CDS encoding SusD/RagB family nutrient-binding outer membrane lipoprotein, which yields MRIIKTIFFAGAILLSIASCDNLDNMNQDTKAYTTALPSALMTSSQVNYAYFLTNASVNSNNFRAYVQQWTPPNYRNEANYDQASRNLGNNYSITLYRDVLQDLVNAKKQISDSNALGPIQQAEKNNKLAVLEVQIIMAYQTLVDIFGNVAYTEALDIKAFPYPKYDDAKTIYLDLASRLDAAIASIDTANGSFGTADLIYQGNMAKWKTLANSVKLKMGLHLADVEPAKAKAMVESAFLSGIMTSEAQTALFKYFSSNIDMNPLYDSLVNESQIVMAEPFVNELNAKADPRRDHFFDPASKIAGQYKGAPYAEQAVYGNFSHAGTKLQSKTNPGVIFDYTETCFLLADAANRGFSVGGTAADYYKKGIEASMKYWGVADADIATYLARPDVAFATAAGTDKQKIAYQLWIAYYNRGFEAWTEYRRLDYPVLTAPTSAVAASGGKIPVRVIYSLFDKTLNKANYEAASTAIGGDNMTTKIFWDKF from the coding sequence ATGAGAATTATAAAAACAATATTTTTTGCAGGAGCTATTTTACTTTCTATAGCTTCATGTGATAACTTGGACAACATGAACCAAGATACAAAAGCATATACAACTGCTTTACCAAGTGCTTTAATGACTAGCTCGCAAGTGAATTATGCTTATTTTTTGACTAACGCAAGTGTTAACTCTAATAACTTTAGAGCTTATGTACAGCAATGGACTCCGCCTAATTATCGTAACGAGGCTAATTATGACCAAGCTAGTAGAAATTTAGGGAATAATTATTCTATTACCTTATATAGAGATGTTTTGCAAGATTTAGTAAATGCTAAAAAGCAAATCAGTGATTCCAATGCATTGGGTCCAATCCAACAAGCAGAAAAGAATAATAAATTGGCTGTTCTAGAGGTACAAATCATTATGGCTTACCAGACTTTGGTAGACATTTTTGGTAATGTCGCGTATACAGAAGCTTTAGATATAAAAGCATTTCCTTACCCTAAGTACGATGATGCAAAAACAATCTATTTAGATCTTGCTTCTCGTTTAGATGCTGCAATTGCTAGTATTGATACTGCTAATGGTAGTTTTGGTACTGCAGATTTAATTTATCAAGGTAACATGGCCAAATGGAAAACGTTGGCTAATAGTGTTAAACTAAAAATGGGATTGCATCTTGCAGATGTGGAACCTGCTAAAGCTAAAGCGATGGTAGAGTCTGCGTTTCTTTCTGGAATAATGACTAGTGAGGCACAAACAGCTTTGTTTAAGTATTTTTCTTCTAACATTGACATGAATCCTTTATATGACAGTTTGGTTAATGAATCTCAAATTGTTATGGCAGAACCTTTTGTTAATGAATTAAACGCTAAGGCGGATCCAAGACGGGATCATTTCTTTGACCCAGCTTCTAAAATTGCTGGTCAATACAAAGGAGCTCCGTATGCAGAACAAGCAGTTTATGGTAATTTTTCACACGCTGGTACTAAATTGCAATCTAAAACCAATCCTGGTGTAATATTTGACTATACAGAAACGTGTTTCTTATTAGCAGATGCAGCAAACAGAGGTTTTAGTGTTGGTGGTACAGCAGCTGATTACTACAAAAAAGGTATCGAAGCAAGTATGAAATACTGGGGAGTTGCTGATGCGGATATTGCTACTTATTTAGCAAGACCAGATGTTGCGTTTGCTACGGCAGCCGGAACAGACAAGCAAAAAATTGCGTACCAACTTTGGATTGCGTATTACAACCGTGGTTTTGAAGCTTGGACAGAGTACAGAAGATTGGATTACCCAGTCTTGACGGCACCTACTAGTGCAGTAGCTGCTTCAGGAGGTAAAATTCCGGTTAGAGTTATCTATTCTCTTTTTGATAAAACGTTGAATAAAGCAAATTACGAAGCTGCATCAACAGCTATTGGTGGTGATAACATGACCACAAAAATTTTCTGGGATAAATTTTAA